The Solanum lycopersicum chromosome 6, SLM_r2.1 genome has a window encoding:
- the LOC101250701 gene encoding receptor-like protein Cf-9, with protein sequence MEYQKLIVAFCFHSLLILFVHQSQLTYAGKHLCARDEAFYLLQLKQGLTVDPHAYFYGCDSEAEAKTLSWNATRDCCEWGGVTCNVFTGHVIGLDLSSSCLRGTIDANSTLKKLGHLQRLNLAYNELSDFPLGNSISQLSSLTHLNLSHSGNMMQIPAGLTNLSKLVSLDLSWHTKLQFGLTTFRSLLQDLTNLEVLLLDNVDVFGNISELPKNLSSSLRYLSLGDTNMFGNIGESEIFHLPNLQVLRLGNNPLLTGTLPNYRWNFSESVLELDFSNTGIFGKLPGSIANLHSLWRLNLRNCHLSGSIPVSLGNLTTIRELILTRNNFTGNVPSTISQLNKLVYLDLSSNHFRGSIPESIGNLTAITVLDLSYNSFTGNVPSTIQKMNKLSDLSLSSNNFGGSIPDIFANISELSFLGFHTNNFTGPLPYSITTLTRLATLYLQNNSLTRPLPSNISGFQELTVLDLSFNCFTGAAPSWLFHLPSLYNLYVQHNQLTGKLPNELKSNYVEYSDINLSYNNLQGEIPDWMFSPRLGRLDLSHNFLTGFVIQVWPSGSLRYLNLENNFLQGSLYQSFCDMVMLEILILAQNNFSGSIPDCLGNSKSLIYILDLRMNKFHGEIPRFLPTRLEYLGLYGNQLTGQVPRSLVNYTSLEAIDLGNNKLNDTFPIWLEKFPYLRVLILKSNLFHGPIGDFESEFPFPELRIFDLSCNGFTGTLPSKFFKSFRGMMDVNEKKTGITQVTKRTLRGYLYHVSLMIKGNEFNMRITPIMTSVDLSSNRFEGDIPNSIGSLSSLVLLNLSHNIFHGHIPAEFTKLQQLEALDISWNRLIGEIPGPLSSLTFLEVLNLSYNHLAGRIPIGKQFNTFPNDSYCGNPGLCGFPLSKECGNNNESPLEHEDDDSFFMSGFTWEAVVIGYGCGMIFGLLIGGLMFLLGKPKWYVNFAEDIAQQISAKKGTRQKKRRQRRGPR encoded by the coding sequence ATGGAGTACCAAAAATTGATAGTGGCTTTCTGTTTCCACTCTCTTCTTATACTTTTTGTCCATCAATCTCAGCTTACATATGCTGGGAAACATCTCTGTGCGCGTGATGAAGCTTTTTATTTGCTTCAACTTAAGCAAGGCCTCACCGTTGATCCACATGCTTATTTCTATGGTTGTGACAGTGAGGCCGAAGCCAAGACTTTGTCCTGGAATGCTACAAGAGATTGTTGTGAATGGGGTGGTGTTACTTGCAATGTATTTACAGGTCATGTCATAGGCCTCGATCTTTCTTCGAGCTGTCTTAGGGGAACCATCGATGCTAACAGCACCCTCAAAAAACTTGGTCATCTTCAAAGACTCAACCTTGCATACAACGAGTTGAGTGACTTTCCACTTGGAAATAGCATTAGTCAACTCAGTAGTTTGACGCATCTCAATCTTTCGCATTCTGGAAATATGATGCAGATCCCAGCAGGATTAACAAACTTGTCTAAATTGGTTTCACTTGACCTCTCCTGGCACACTAAATTACAATTTGGTTTAACAACGTTCAGAAGTTTGCttcaagacttaaccaatttggAGGTACTGTTGCTTGACAACGTGGACGTTTTTGGGAACATAAGTGAGTTACCTAAGAACCTTTCTTCTTCCCTTAGGTACTTAAGTCTTGGAGACACCAACATGTTTGGGAACATAGGTGAGTCTGAGATTTTTCATCTACCAAACTTGCAAGTGCTGAGATTGGGAAATAATCCTTTATTAACAGGCACTTTGCCGAATTACCGTTGGAATTTCAGTGAAAGTGTTTTAGAGTTGGACTTCTCTAATACTGGTATTTTTGGGAAGCTACCTGGTTCAATTGCTAATCTCCATTCTCTTTGGCGTTTGAACCTCCGTAATTGCCATTTATCCGGCTCGATTCCAGTATCCCTTGGCAACCTCACTACAATCAGAGAGTTGATACTTACACGTAACAACTTTACTGGTAATGTTCCCTCAACTATCTCACAATTAAACAAACTCGTATACTTAGATCTCTCTTCCAACCATTTTCGAGGATCGATTCCAGAATCTATTGGCAACCTCACTGCAATCACAGTGCTGGATCTTTCATATAACAGCTTCACAGGAAATGTTCCCTCAACTATCCAAAAGATGAACAAACTTAGCGACTTATCTCTCTCTTCCAATAATTTTGGAGGTTCGATTCCAGACATCTTTGCCAACATTTCAGAGCTATCATTTTTAGGTTTTCACACTAACAATTTCACTGGCCCCCTCCCATATTCCATTACAACCTTGACACGCCTTGCAACATTATACTTGCAAAACAATTCGCTAACTAGACCACTTCCCTCTAATATAAGCGGATTTCAGGAGCTGACAGTGCTCGATTTGTCATTTAATTGTTTCACTGGCGCAGCACCCTCTTGGTTATTCCATCTTCCAtccttatataatttatatgttcaACACAATCAATTAACCGGGAAATTGCCAAATGAGCTCAAGAGCAATTATGTAGAATACTCAGATATTAATCTTTCATACAACAACCTGCAAGGTGAAATTCCTGATTGGATGTTTTCTCCAAGATTGGGTAGACTGGATCTCTCTCATAACTTCCTCACAGGCTTTGTAATACAAGTATGGCCCTCAGGAAGCTTACGATACCTTAATCTGGAAAACAATTTTCTTCAAGGGTCTTTGTATCAGTCCTTTTGTGACATGGTTATGCTTGAAATCCTCATTTTGGCTCAGAACAATTTCAGTGGTTCAATCCCAGATTGTTTGGGTAACTCCAAAAGTCTCATTTATATTTTAGACTTGCGAATGAACAAATTTCATGGAGAGATACCAAGATTCTTACCTACACGGTTAGAGTATCTTGGTTTATATGGCAATCAATTGACGGGACAAGTCCCCCGATCCTTGGTTAACTATACAAGCTTGGAAGCTATTGATTTGGGGAACAACAAGTTAAATGACACGTTCCCCATATGGCTGGAGAAATTTCCATACCTACGAGTTCTGATTCTGAAATCAAATCTCTTTCACGGTCCAATTGGTGATTTCGAGTCCGAATTTCCATTTCCTGAGTTACGAATCTTTGACCTTTCCTGCAATGGGTTCACAGGAACTTTGCCATCTAAGTTTTTCAAAAGTTTCAGAGGTATGATGGatgtgaatgaaaaaaaaacaggaATTACTCAAGTTACTAAAAGGACTCTCAGAGGTTATCTTTACCATGTTAGTTTGATGATAAAAGGTAATGAGTTTAATATGAGAATCACGCCAATCATGACGAGTGTTGATCTATCAAGCAACAGGTTTGAAGGAGATATTCCAAATTCCATTGGAAGTCTGAGCTCACTTGTCTTACTCAACTTGTCTCACAACATTTTCCATGGTCATATTCCTGCAGAATTTACAAAGTTGCAGCAGCTCGAAGCATTAGATATCTCATGGAACAGACTCATCGGAGAAATTCCAGGTCCATTGTCGAGTTTGACATTTCTTGAGGTGTTAAACCTTTCGTACAATCATCTGGCTGGGCGCATTCCTATTGGGAAACAGTTCAATACATTTCCAAATGATTCATACTGTGGAAATCCTGGATTATGTGGATTTCCACTGTCAAAGGAATGTGGAAACAATAATGAGTCACCACTTGAACACGAAGATGATGATTCATTTTTTATGAGCGGGTTCACATGGGAAGCAGTTGTAATAGGTTATGGTTGTGGTATGATATTTGGATTGTTGATAGGCGGCCTCATGTTTCTATTGGGAAAACCAAAATGGTATGTGAACTTTGCTGAAGATATTGCTCAACAAATTAGTGCTAAGAAGGGGACAAGGCAAAAGAAGAGACGTCAAAGACGTGGTCCACGATGA